One Caballeronia sp. NK8 DNA window includes the following coding sequences:
- a CDS encoding radical SAM protein, which yields MTHSLEPAIGPGRRYRDRLYTLSIIVTGRCNAACTYCHYYLSHDRKSYSYDISDELFETYLSFINLWKQEVGGILSYRFSGGDPAVLGDRLFELANIADRKTGIRPFVLTAGKKMDAEWVSKARASALSHVTVSIENPVRPDKGAPNPFKVVRSIARFDSVALPIIPGVCVVPNDCFKHLYEICRWFYEELGAIPSIAEANYGAYCSPTEQEWQELGDNLSRVIGDFLRKTPLSLFGSVAPELTFGGRDAYICDLDLENSYRMTSENVPSKVSQVLKRLTETNYPQLGCASSTCPWWESCENTKWYWQGDAKNPRDVKVSDYCRLKRLLSDAFVRCTVDAKYPKTTSTFYEGASSNKLQLKRIPVVSVRS from the coding sequence TACACTCTTAGCATCATCGTGACCGGACGCTGCAACGCAGCGTGCACATACTGCCATTATTACCTTTCACATGATCGAAAGTCTTATAGCTACGACATCTCTGATGAGCTGTTTGAAACGTACCTATCTTTTATCAATCTTTGGAAACAAGAAGTTGGGGGTATTTTAAGCTATCGTTTCTCGGGCGGCGATCCCGCAGTTCTTGGCGATCGCTTATTTGAATTGGCCAATATCGCCGATCGAAAGACGGGCATCCGACCGTTCGTCCTAACCGCTGGCAAAAAAATGGATGCTGAGTGGGTCTCAAAAGCCCGAGCGAGTGCGTTGAGTCATGTGACAGTATCAATCGAGAACCCGGTGCGGCCAGACAAAGGCGCCCCAAATCCGTTTAAGGTTGTCCGGTCGATAGCGCGATTCGACTCCGTAGCGCTGCCAATAATCCCTGGCGTTTGTGTTGTGCCGAATGACTGCTTTAAGCATTTGTACGAGATCTGCCGCTGGTTCTATGAGGAATTGGGAGCAATACCATCGATAGCTGAAGCGAACTACGGCGCATACTGTTCGCCGACCGAGCAAGAGTGGCAAGAGCTCGGCGACAATTTGAGTCGCGTAATAGGTGACTTTCTTCGAAAGACTCCCTTGAGCTTATTCGGGAGTGTCGCCCCAGAACTAACGTTCGGCGGCAGGGATGCGTATATCTGCGATTTAGATCTCGAAAATAGTTATCGGATGACATCTGAAAATGTGCCGTCCAAGGTTTCACAGGTTCTAAAGCGCCTCACCGAGACCAACTATCCGCAGCTCGGTTGTGCCAGCTCCACTTGCCCGTGGTGGGAATCGTGCGAGAATACAAAGTGGTACTGGCAAGGTGACGCTAAGAATCCTCGCGACGTTAAAGTTTCAGACTACTGTCGGTTAAAAAGACTTTTAAGCGATGCTTTCGTCCGTTGTACCGTCGACGCAAAATATCCAAAGACTACATCTACGTTTTACGAAGGTGCGAGTTCTAATAAGTTGCAACTCAAGCGCATCCCCGTTGTGTCGGTGCGATCATAG
- a CDS encoding TetR/AcrR family transcriptional regulator, with product MDSKPHKPTKRDPEGTRRRILEAATGQFAKFGLAGARTDAIAEVAGSNERMLYYYFGSKELLYVAVLESMYADYAKKESELDLSGLQPREAMATLARSIWAHFWDNPEWLGLINNENLHQGRYLKTSQKLSETISPVVELVRSVLERGADAGQFRSGIDPLDFYVTLVGMGYYIASNRFTINAFTGRDYAHWSDRQKICEMHLEMLDAYLRSAT from the coding sequence ATGGACAGCAAACCACACAAGCCAACCAAGCGTGATCCAGAGGGGACCCGCCGCCGCATTCTCGAAGCGGCAACGGGTCAATTCGCTAAGTTCGGACTCGCCGGGGCGAGGACCGACGCAATTGCCGAGGTCGCGGGCTCCAATGAACGGATGCTCTACTACTACTTCGGCAGTAAGGAGCTACTCTATGTCGCCGTATTGGAGTCCATGTACGCGGACTACGCGAAGAAAGAGAGCGAGCTCGATCTAAGCGGCCTGCAACCTCGCGAGGCGATGGCAACGCTCGCCAGGTCCATCTGGGCGCACTTTTGGGACAACCCTGAATGGCTTGGCTTGATCAACAACGAGAACCTGCATCAGGGCCGGTACCTCAAGACTTCGCAGAAGCTCAGTGAAACGATCTCGCCAGTGGTTGAGTTGGTCAGGTCGGTTCTTGAACGCGGAGCCGATGCGGGACAGTTTCGCAGCGGCATCGATCCGCTCGATTTTTACGTCACCCTAGTTGGGATGGGCTACTACATCGCTTCGAACCGCTTCACTATTAACGCGTTCACCGGTCGCGATTATGCGCACTGGTCTGATCGGCAGAAAATCTGCGAAATGCATCTGGAGATGCTGGACGCCTATCTGCGTTCAGCAACGTAG